In Gossypium hirsutum isolate 1008001.06 chromosome A10, Gossypium_hirsutum_v2.1, whole genome shotgun sequence, the DNA window CAAGTATTTTTATTCTTTGGAATCATGCGGCACTTACATTTGACTAACTAACTAGTCAAACCTTTTTTCCCCCACGAAATAGCGTCAGTGGTAACACCTGTAATTAAGACCTTAAGGCCttctaaaattcaaattttccTTCGGCTTTCTGcacatttcataaattttttttaagctaaatcaattttttaaaatcaaatcagttttctaaatttactttttaagttaaatttaaaaattaaaaagttttagtttttaacttttcaaaagctTTAAATAATCctcatttatattaataataaaaaataaatattcaaattaaaatttacaaatattttatatttaattagaaGAAActgtaattttttatgaataaaaatttaaaataacgaAAAGCTTAGGTTTACGTTTTATTATGcatttatatttctattttttatataaaaaatatccttaaaataatataattattttacaagacaaacatattttttaagaataatttatattaagatTATGTAGTTTTTAGACACAAATAAAATAATACCACATCATTAACTTTTAAAAGTGTACAAATATTATCATATATTCATCCATATACGATATCCTTTCTAACttcatttaacttcaaaaattgatttttcaaTGATGTAGTGCCTAAAAATTATACATGTTAAAAGATGAAGTTATTTTCCaactgaatttaataaaaatagaaagtgAATTTTATTGTTGGCTGCCAATAGGAAAAAAATAGTTTGGGAGGCGACTAAGGAGGTCGTGAGGCGGCCATGGAAATTCTAATAATCAAACACAATGCGGCTCTGATTTTCCTTCATTAGCCTATGACTTCAACTTCCATCTTAGACTCGCAATCTCCcttttccttttctatttcttcCATCACATTCCCAGAAACTTCCCCTGTTGTTTCCTCCGCTAACTACACGTTTTCTTTTGAATATCCGACCACTATTTGAATACCAATCTTAGTCAAATTTTCCCTCACTATAAATATTCATTTCCCATGCAACTTCAACTTCACATTTGCTTCTGATACGATGAACGCAGTCAAAAGTTTTTTAagcttttcttcttttgttttagtGTTGAGCTCTATTGTGGTTGTGACTGAAGCTAGGGATCCTTTCAATGTCTTGATGTCTCGGAAGTTTGGTGGTGGAAAGCTCCCTGACTTATTTGATATTGGTTTATATCTTGGAGCTATCAAAGGGTCGGGTCCAAGTGCTCCTGGTGAAGGACACAGGTTCGTTAATGGTCGCACCCTTGGAGGCATTAAGACCTCTGGCCCAAGCCCTGGTGTGGGACATAAGTTAACTGACAGCTTGGGTCTTGGAGGTATTAAGGACTCTGGCCCCAGTGGTGGTGGTGAGGGACACAAAGTCACTGATACTCGAACCCTCGGCGGTATTAAGAACTCTGGTCCTAGTCCTGGTGAGGGACACAGCTCCACTCTTGGAGGTATAAAGGTCTCGGGTTCCAATGGAAACAGGCTAACTATTAGCATCAGTCTAGGAGGCATAAAGGATTCCG includes these proteins:
- the LOC121208277 gene encoding uncharacterized protein, with the protein product MNAVKSFLSFSSFVLVLSSIVVVTEARDPFNVLMSRKFGGGKLPDLFDIGLYLGAIKGSGPSAPGEGHRFVNGRTLGGIKTSGPSPGVGHKLTDSLGLGGIKDSGPSGGGEGHKVTDTRTLGGIKNSGPSPGEGHSSTLGGIKVSGSNGNRLTISISLGGIKDSGPSPGVGNKFTDSRTQAIKDSGPSPGVGN